In a genomic window of uncultured Flavobacterium sp.:
- a CDS encoding PIG-L family deacetylase — protein sequence MRKIQIQILLIFLTGISFSFAQQPQKPSSVEIYNQIKKLNFLGSVLYLAAHPDDENTRLISYMANEMNARTGYLSLTRGDGGQNLIGPQLRELLGVIRTQELIEARKIDGGEQFFSRANDFGYSKNPDETLEIWDKDKVLSDVVWTIRKFQPDVIINRFDHRSPGTTHGHHTSSAMLSVESFKLTNDPKIYPEQLKYVKPWQVKRTFFNPSWWFYGSQEKFDAADKSKFTRLETGVYYTGIGKSNQEIAALSRSRHQSQGFGSTGARGQETEYLELIKGENPIDRDNLFDGIDTSWNRVKNGKPIGDLITKIISKYDFSNPSASIPDLVKVYSMIEALDDDHWKPLKAAAVKNIIASCSGLYLEAAASEQEATPGSTIKVSIEAINRSPVEMQLINVTSLPDNKNTAQNIALKNNNDQRLTLNIQIPENIEYTQPYWLKEKATVGMYTVSNQENIGIPDIIRQVKVVFNVKISGIEIPFERTVVYKYNDGVKGEMYNFLDIVPEVTTSVLEKVLIFGTTKSKMVPVKVRAGKDGIKGNLQLELPKSWDVSPKEIPFTLEKKGNEQIFYFEVTPPVNPEEVVAKSIAIVDNKRFDKDQTIIDYPHITKQMVLKPAESKCIRIDLKTNGDAIAYIMGAGDEVPESLAQMGYKVSIIKPEEITPEKLDSFNVVITGVRAYNTVNALANKQNILFNFVKSGKNMIVQYNTPGKTVTEQIAPYSLKISNDRVTEENAKVTFLAPNHPILNVPNKISTKDFEGWKQEQGLYYPDQYDPAFTPILSSHDKGESPKDGALLVAPYGKGYYIYTGLSFFRELPEGVAGAYRLLSNMISLKQPIEAPKPELKK from the coding sequence ATGCGAAAAATTCAAATACAAATTCTTCTTATTTTTCTAACAGGAATTTCCTTTTCTTTTGCACAACAACCACAAAAACCAAGTTCTGTAGAAATTTACAATCAAATCAAAAAATTAAATTTTTTAGGTTCTGTTTTGTATTTGGCAGCACATCCAGACGACGAGAATACCCGTTTAATCTCGTATATGGCAAACGAAATGAATGCAAGAACCGGATATTTGTCTTTGACACGCGGCGATGGAGGTCAAAATTTAATTGGTCCGCAATTGCGCGAATTACTTGGCGTAATAAGAACTCAGGAATTAATCGAAGCCAGAAAAATTGATGGCGGAGAACAGTTTTTTTCGCGTGCCAATGATTTTGGTTATTCTAAAAATCCAGATGAAACTTTGGAAATTTGGGATAAAGACAAAGTTCTTTCTGATGTGGTTTGGACTATTCGAAAATTTCAGCCAGACGTAATTATAAACCGTTTTGATCATCGGTCGCCGGGAACAACACACGGACATCATACGTCATCGGCAATGTTGAGTGTCGAAAGTTTTAAGCTTACAAACGATCCTAAAATATATCCGGAACAATTAAAATATGTAAAACCGTGGCAAGTAAAACGTACATTTTTTAATCCTTCATGGTGGTTTTACGGAAGTCAGGAAAAATTTGACGCTGCTGATAAATCAAAATTTACAAGATTAGAAACAGGTGTTTATTATACCGGAATTGGAAAATCAAATCAGGAAATTGCTGCTTTAAGCCGTAGTCGCCATCAATCGCAAGGTTTTGGAAGTACCGGAGCTCGTGGTCAGGAAACTGAATATCTTGAACTTATAAAAGGAGAAAATCCTATTGACCGTGATAATTTATTTGACGGAATCGACACTTCATGGAATCGTGTTAAAAACGGAAAACCTATTGGTGATTTAATTACAAAAATTATTTCTAAATATGATTTTAGCAATCCATCTGCAAGTATTCCTGATTTAGTAAAAGTCTATTCAATGATTGAAGCTTTAGACGATGATCATTGGAAACCTCTAAAAGCTGCTGCCGTAAAAAATATAATTGCATCGTGTTCAGGATTATATCTTGAAGCTGCTGCCTCTGAACAAGAAGCAACTCCCGGAAGTACCATTAAAGTAAGTATTGAAGCAATCAATAGATCGCCTGTAGAAATGCAATTGATCAACGTAACTTCATTACCGGACAATAAGAATACAGCTCAAAATATTGCGCTAAAAAATAATAACGATCAAAGATTAACGCTTAATATTCAAATTCCTGAGAATATCGAATATACGCAACCTTATTGGCTAAAAGAAAAAGCAACCGTTGGAATGTATACCGTTTCAAATCAGGAAAACATTGGAATACCGGATATTATAAGACAAGTAAAAGTTGTTTTTAATGTAAAAATAAGTGGAATCGAAATTCCGTTTGAGCGCACAGTTGTTTACAAATATAATGATGGTGTAAAAGGTGAAATGTATAATTTTCTGGATATAGTTCCAGAAGTTACAACATCAGTTCTGGAGAAAGTGCTAATATTTGGAACTACCAAAAGTAAAATGGTTCCTGTAAAAGTTCGTGCCGGAAAAGACGGAATTAAAGGAAACTTACAATTAGAATTGCCAAAAAGCTGGGATGTTTCACCAAAAGAAATTCCGTTTACATTAGAGAAAAAAGGAAATGAGCAAATCTTTTATTTTGAAGTTACACCGCCCGTAAATCCTGAAGAAGTTGTTGCAAAAAGCATTGCAATTGTAGACAATAAACGTTTTGATAAAGACCAGACTATTATCGATTATCCGCATATTACCAAACAGATGGTTTTGAAACCTGCCGAATCAAAATGCATTAGAATTGATCTAAAAACAAACGGAGATGCAATTGCTTATATTATGGGCGCAGGCGACGAAGTTCCGGAAAGTTTAGCGCAAATGGGTTATAAAGTTTCAATTATAAAACCAGAAGAAATCACGCCTGAGAAATTAGATTCTTTTAATGTAGTAATTACCGGAGTTCGCGCTTATAATACCGTAAATGCTTTGGCAAACAAACAAAACATACTTTTTAATTTTGTAAAAAGCGGTAAAAACATGATCGTGCAATACAATACTCCCGGTAAAACCGTAACCGAGCAAATTGCACCATATTCATTAAAAATCTCAAATGATCGTGTAACCGAAGAAAATGCAAAAGTTACTTTTCTGGCGCCAAATCATCCAATTTTGAATGTGCCGAATAAAATTAGCACCAAAGATTTTGAAGGCTGGAAACAAGAACAAGGTTTATATTATCCAGATCAATACGATCCTGCCTTCACTCCTATTCTATCGTCGCATGACAAAGGAGAATCGCCTAAAGATGGAGCATTATTGGTAGCGCCATATGGAAAAGGATACTATATTTACACCGGTTTAAGCTTTTTTAGAGAATTACCAGAAGGAGTTGCAGGTGCCTATAGACTATTGTCTAACATGATTTCCTTAAAGCAGCCAATAGAAGCTCCAAAACCAGAATTAAAGAAATAA
- a CDS encoding sodium:solute symporter: MQLFDWIVLIVTLLFIVGYGSWKTKGSKNVEDFILGNNETPWYTVGLSVMATQASAITFLSTPGQAYHDGMGFVQFYFGLPIAMIVICLTFIPLYHKNKVFTAYEFLEKRFDLKTRSLAAILFLVQRGLGTGLTIYAPAIILSALLGWNLTLMNIMIGVLVIIYTFSGGTKAVNVTQKQQMFVIMSGMFITFFLILHYLPNDMTFTSALHIAGANDKMNIVDFSFDPEEKYTFWSGITGGFFLALAYFGTDQSQVGRYLSGKSVRESQMGLIMNGLLKVPMQFFILLTGVMVFVFFQFNPVPLNFNPNNKIVIEKSAYKEEYHALEKKLSTLSEDKKVINLLYIDQLNQDFDNPILRKELVTLSNKEKDLRDRAKEIILKADSTSETNDKDYVFFHFILHYLPKGLIGLLLAVILSAAMSSTASGLNALASTTAIDIYKRNLKTEKSEKHYLNATKFFTLFWGVVAILFACVGTLFENLIQLVNIIGSIFYGTVLGIFLVGFYLRRVKAKAMFYSAIISQTTIFVIYYFMIYKEEKLGYLWLNFIGAMLTIVLALLMQVAFFKNEPDSEEVVLE, encoded by the coding sequence ATGCAACTATTTGATTGGATCGTACTAATTGTTACACTTTTATTTATTGTTGGGTACGGTTCCTGGAAAACCAAAGGAAGTAAAAATGTCGAAGATTTTATCCTAGGCAACAACGAAACACCTTGGTATACCGTAGGACTTTCGGTAATGGCCACACAAGCCAGCGCAATTACATTTCTTTCAACACCGGGACAAGCTTATCACGACGGTATGGGTTTTGTGCAATTCTATTTTGGATTGCCAATTGCTATGATTGTTATTTGCTTGACTTTTATACCATTATATCACAAAAATAAAGTATTTACGGCATACGAATTTCTGGAAAAGCGATTTGATTTAAAAACACGTTCACTCGCAGCAATTCTATTTTTGGTACAAAGAGGTTTAGGAACCGGATTAACCATTTATGCTCCGGCCATTATTTTATCAGCACTTTTGGGTTGGAATTTAACCTTGATGAACATCATGATTGGTGTTCTCGTGATTATATACACCTTTTCAGGCGGAACAAAAGCCGTAAACGTAACGCAAAAACAACAAATGTTTGTGATTATGTCCGGAATGTTCATCACCTTTTTCCTGATTTTACACTACTTACCAAACGATATGACTTTTACAAGCGCATTGCATATTGCTGGTGCAAATGATAAAATGAACATCGTGGATTTCTCTTTTGATCCCGAAGAAAAATATACTTTTTGGAGCGGAATCACCGGAGGTTTTTTCCTTGCCCTCGCCTATTTTGGAACCGATCAATCACAAGTTGGTCGTTATTTATCCGGAAAATCAGTTCGCGAAAGCCAAATGGGATTAATAATGAACGGACTTTTAAAAGTGCCAATGCAATTCTTTATTCTGTTAACCGGAGTTATGGTTTTTGTGTTTTTTCAATTCAATCCAGTTCCTTTGAATTTTAATCCGAATAATAAAATTGTCATTGAAAAATCGGCTTATAAAGAAGAATATCACGCTTTAGAAAAGAAATTAAGCACGCTTTCAGAAGACAAAAAAGTAATAAACTTATTGTATATCGATCAGTTGAATCAGGATTTTGACAATCCAATTTTGCGAAAAGAATTGGTTACTTTATCCAATAAAGAAAAAGATTTACGTGATCGCGCCAAAGAAATTATTCTAAAAGCCGATAGTACAAGCGAAACGAATGATAAAGATTATGTGTTCTTTCACTTTATTCTGCATTATTTACCAAAAGGACTTATTGGTTTATTATTGGCGGTAATTCTTTCGGCAGCAATGTCGTCAACTGCTTCGGGATTAAATGCTCTTGCTTCTACAACTGCAATTGATATTTATAAACGAAATCTGAAAACCGAAAAATCAGAGAAACATTATCTAAATGCGACAAAATTCTTCACTTTATTCTGGGGAGTTGTAGCAATACTTTTTGCTTGCGTCGGAACCTTATTTGAGAATTTAATTCAGTTAGTAAATATCATTGGATCTATTTTCTACGGAACCGTTTTGGGAATCTTCCTCGTTGGATTTTACCTGCGTCGCGTAAAAGCAAAAGCGATGTTTTATAGCGCTATTATAAGCCAGACAACCATTTTTGTAATCTACTATTTCATGATTTACAAAGAAGAAAAACTAGGTTATTTATGGCTGAATTTTATTGGAGCAATGTTAACTATTGTTCTTGCTTTGCTAATGCAAGTTGCGTTTTTCAAAAATGAACCGGATTCTGAGGAAGTTGTTTTAGAGTAA
- a CDS encoding tetratricopeptide repeat protein: MKEIFLFKSFILIIIIRGFIVVLHELGHAIPAILLSRKKVSIYIGSYGDSEKSFNFRIGLLDVWLNYKMMSWKNGLCIPSTQDMSINRQIVYIISGPIFSFILSSIFLYLTLSMDLSDSYLHFAVIFFFMAIFDLFRNLIPNKNPIFLYNGETTYNDGYSLVRLFKFRTFKNEFEQAIDLYNKKEYQKAAILFDFLIKSNITDATIYRLAIFVNITIKNFERAKIIFDESLKEFKLTLTSDDYSNGGLIYSRLDLNEESLGFYDKSLELNPKNIYSLNNKGFTLIILNRFLDAIPLFDKALENDELFAYSYNNRGLCKIKTGNPTEGLLDIEKSLKLDENNSYAYRNLGIYHFDNNEINKARELFLKSKELDSDTYKIDELILSTEGF, from the coding sequence ATGAAGGAAATCTTTCTGTTTAAATCTTTTATTCTAATAATAATTATAAGAGGATTTATTGTTGTTTTACATGAACTTGGGCACGCAATTCCTGCTATTCTGCTAAGTCGAAAGAAAGTTTCAATTTATATAGGTTCGTATGGCGATTCTGAAAAAAGTTTTAATTTCAGAATTGGCTTATTAGACGTTTGGCTAAATTATAAAATGATGTCTTGGAAAAACGGTTTATGTATTCCATCTACACAAGATATGTCAATAAACAGACAAATTGTTTACATAATATCAGGACCTATATTTTCTTTTATATTGTCTTCTATATTTCTTTATTTAACATTGTCAATGGATCTGAGTGATTCTTATTTGCATTTTGCGGTAATTTTTTTCTTTATGGCAATATTTGATTTATTTAGAAATTTAATCCCAAATAAAAATCCCATCTTCCTATATAATGGAGAAACAACATATAATGATGGTTATTCGTTAGTTAGACTTTTTAAGTTTCGAACTTTTAAAAATGAATTCGAACAAGCTATCGATTTATACAATAAGAAAGAATATCAAAAAGCTGCTATCCTTTTCGATTTCTTAATTAAATCAAATATTACAGATGCTACTATTTATCGACTAGCTATTTTCGTAAATATCACAATTAAAAATTTTGAAAGAGCTAAAATAATATTTGATGAATCATTAAAAGAATTCAAATTAACTTTGACTTCAGATGATTATTCGAATGGAGGTCTTATTTATAGTAGACTAGACTTAAATGAAGAATCTTTGGGATTTTACGATAAATCACTTGAATTAAACCCAAAGAACATTTATTCTTTAAATAATAAAGGATTTACATTAATAATATTGAATAGATTTTTGGATGCAATTCCTCTTTTTGATAAAGCTTTAGAAAATGACGAACTTTTTGCGTATTCATATAACAATAGAGGTCTTTGTAAAATCAAAACAGGAAATCCGACTGAAGGTTTACTAGATATTGAAAAATCACTAAAACTTGATGAAAATAATTCATATGCTTATCGAAATTTAGGTATTTATCATTTTGATAATAACGAAATTAATAAGGCTAGAGAACTATTCTTAAAATCTAAAGAATTAGATTCCGATACGTATAAGATTGATGAATTAATTTTATCAACTGAAGGGTTTTAG
- a CDS encoding MCP four helix bundle domain-containing protein, translating to MKDLKKYSNKTKAAYILLVVMLIILLGNFNTLRNSKNVNENINAIFNDRLVVAHYIFQYSKELHFIKAEAEKLGLSDNTKKDEIIHTLDIIHNIDDLYAKTVLTNKEKQYFDTFLISCKEINNHVASKNWGKIVALSQQALTTLESLSQIQIQEGKAKLASANAMYNKNNSLGQLQIALLIILGGITFYLLIVKKIKRNIKIPEPPSLN from the coding sequence ATGAAAGATTTAAAAAAATACAGCAATAAAACCAAGGCTGCTTATATTTTGCTTGTTGTGATGCTAATCATTTTATTGGGAAATTTTAATACGCTTCGAAATTCAAAAAACGTAAACGAAAATATTAATGCCATTTTTAATGATCGATTGGTTGTGGCGCATTATATCTTTCAATATTCTAAAGAACTACATTTCATAAAAGCCGAAGCTGAAAAACTAGGTCTAAGCGATAATACTAAAAAAGACGAAATTATTCATACGCTGGACATCATTCATAACATTGATGATTTGTATGCTAAAACAGTTTTAACAAATAAAGAAAAACAGTATTTTGATACTTTTTTGATTTCCTGCAAAGAAATAAACAATCATGTTGCCAGCAAAAACTGGGGCAAAATTGTTGCTTTGAGTCAGCAAGCTTTAACAACATTAGAATCTTTATCACAAATACAGATTCAGGAAGGAAAAGCTAAATTGGCAAGCGCTAATGCAATGTATAATAAAAACAATAGTCTGGGACAATTGCAAATTGCTTTACTCATAATTCTGGGCGGAATTACGTTCTATCTTTTAATTGTAAAAAAGATTAAGCGAAATATCAAAATACCGGAACCGCCAAGTTTAAATTAA
- a CDS encoding nuclear transport factor 2 family protein, whose translation MEQKLPLPPFTYETALEKIQLAEDAWNSQDPERVSKAYTVDSEWRNRDQFVNGREEIIPFLTKKWEKEKNYKLKKEYWAHTENRIAVRFEYEYQNAEGNWFRAYGNENWEFDANGLMQKRFASINDLAIKEEDRKLR comes from the coding sequence ATGGAACAGAAATTACCATTGCCTCCTTTCACGTATGAAACGGCATTAGAAAAAATTCAATTAGCAGAAGACGCTTGGAATAGTCAAGATCCAGAGAGAGTTTCAAAAGCTTATACCGTAGACAGCGAATGGCGAAACAGAGACCAATTTGTAAACGGAAGAGAAGAAATCATCCCTTTCCTGACTAAAAAATGGGAAAAAGAGAAAAATTATAAGCTAAAAAAAGAATATTGGGCTCATACCGAAAACAGAATTGCCGTTAGATTTGAATATGAATATCAAAACGCCGAAGGAAATTGGTTTAGAGCTTACGGAAACGAAAATTGGGAATTTGATGCAAACGGTTTAATGCAAAAAAGATTTGCCAGTATAAACGATCTTGCCATTAAGGAAGAGGACAGAAAATTAAGATAA
- a CDS encoding TetR/AcrR family transcriptional regulator encodes MQPKERILDTVSVLFHKQGYNATGINQIIDEAKVAKASFYQHFKSKEDLCVAFLNQRHGFWFEQLEKFVLNEKDSKSRVVASFDFLIFMNQKENFRGCSFLNILSEIPSDNVKVLNVIQSHKSDLRNYFKNLINNELTADHVYLLFESCIIESQLFKSNNLIEQSKKIIQTLIL; translated from the coding sequence ATGCAACCAAAAGAAAGAATCTTAGATACAGTCTCCGTTTTATTCCATAAACAGGGATATAATGCTACGGGTATAAATCAGATTATTGACGAAGCAAAAGTGGCAAAAGCGAGTTTCTATCAGCATTTTAAATCTAAAGAAGATTTATGTGTGGCTTTTTTGAATCAGCGTCATGGCTTTTGGTTTGAACAATTGGAGAAATTTGTTTTAAATGAAAAAGACTCAAAATCAAGAGTTGTGGCTTCTTTTGATTTTTTGATATTTATGAATCAGAAAGAAAACTTTAGAGGTTGTAGTTTTTTGAACATACTTTCTGAAATTCCTTCGGATAATGTAAAAGTTTTAAATGTAATTCAAAGTCATAAATCTGATCTTCGAAATTACTTTAAAAATCTGATTAATAATGAACTCACAGCAGATCATGTTTATTTACTTTTTGAAAGTTGCATTATCGAAAGTCAATTGTTTAAATCAAATAATCTTATAGAACAATCTAAAAAAATCATTCAAACTTTAATTTTATAA
- a CDS encoding DUF2911 domain-containing protein: MKKLLIALAIILAPFATEAQIKTPQASPKGYIKQTVGLTDVEVTYSRPGARGRAVFGNLVPFGKLWRTGANENTIINFSDDVVIDGKTLKKGKYAIYTIPKIESWEVIFYLSTDNWGLPENWSDAYVALRTTVKENALSTPVETFTIGINGLDPNFGYLEMAWENSHVALKFEVPTAKTATASIEKVLGGPSANDYFAAAQYLFQSNGNIESARTYVDKSLDMSTEKPYFILRLKSQIQAKQGDKKGAVETAKASLAAAEAANNQDYVKLNKDSIAEWSR, from the coding sequence ATGAAAAAACTACTTATTGCATTAGCCATTATTTTGGCTCCTTTTGCTACAGAAGCACAAATAAAAACCCCACAAGCGAGTCCGAAAGGCTATATTAAGCAAACAGTTGGTTTGACTGATGTTGAAGTTACTTATTCAAGACCAGGCGCCAGAGGTAGAGCAGTATTTGGTAATTTAGTTCCGTTTGGGAAATTATGGAGAACTGGAGCTAATGAAAATACAATCATCAATTTTAGCGATGATGTTGTGATTGATGGTAAGACTTTGAAAAAAGGGAAATATGCAATATATACTATTCCTAAAATCGAAAGCTGGGAAGTTATTTTTTACCTTTCTACAGACAACTGGGGATTACCAGAAAACTGGAGTGATGCATATGTTGCTTTAAGAACTACTGTAAAAGAGAACGCTTTATCAACTCCTGTTGAGACTTTTACAATTGGAATCAATGGTTTAGATCCTAACTTTGGATATTTAGAAATGGCTTGGGAAAACTCTCATGTTGCTTTAAAATTTGAAGTTCCAACTGCAAAAACTGCTACAGCTAGCATCGAAAAAGTATTAGGCGGACCAAGTGCAAATGATTATTTTGCTGCAGCTCAATATTTATTCCAATCTAACGGAAATATCGAAAGTGCAAGAACTTACGTTGATAAATCTTTGGATATGAGCACTGAAAAACCATACTTCATTTTAAGATTAAAATCTCAGATTCAAGCAAAACAAGGTGATAAAAAAGGAGCTGTTGAAACTGCAAAAGCGTCACTTGCTGCTGCTGAAGCTGCAAACAATCAAGATTACGTAAAATTGAACAAAGATAGTATCGCTGAGTGGAGCAGATAA
- a CDS encoding HAD family hydrolase, producing the protein MIKTVIFDMDGVIVDTEPVHRYAYYKQFSELNITVGEEMYTSFTGFSTRNTFQALKGFFPTIEHEVEDLIQRKRTIFNDAFDTKEDLYLLDGVEDLIKDLYANGIQLILASSASKVTIERVFTRFNLHQYFTDIVSGEDFPQSKPNPAIFVHAASLSKAPKENCIIIEDSTNGVKAAKAAGIYCVGYNSLHSKLQDLSDADLIINHFNELNAQKISQLGA; encoded by the coding sequence ATGATTAAAACAGTAATTTTTGACATGGATGGTGTAATTGTAGACACTGAACCAGTTCACCGTTATGCTTATTACAAACAATTTTCGGAATTAAATATTACCGTAGGCGAGGAGATGTACACTTCGTTTACCGGATTTTCGACTCGTAATACTTTCCAGGCTTTAAAAGGATTTTTTCCGACTATAGAGCATGAAGTAGAAGATTTGATTCAGAGAAAGAGAACTATTTTTAATGATGCTTTTGATACCAAAGAAGATTTGTATCTGTTAGATGGTGTAGAAGATTTGATTAAAGATTTGTACGCTAACGGAATACAGTTGATTTTGGCTTCTTCGGCTTCGAAAGTTACGATTGAGCGTGTATTTACGAGATTTAATCTGCACCAATATTTTACAGATATTGTGAGTGGTGAAGATTTTCCGCAGTCAAAACCAAATCCGGCGATTTTTGTGCACGCAGCTTCATTGTCAAAAGCACCAAAAGAAAATTGTATTATCATAGAAGACAGTACAAACGGAGTAAAAGCGGCAAAAGCTGCAGGGATTTATTGTGTTGGTTATAATAGTCTACATTCTAAATTGCAAGATCTGTCTGATGCTGATTTAATTATTAATCATTTTAACGAATTAAACGCACAAAAAATATCACAATTAGGCGCTTGA
- a CDS encoding tRNA threonylcarbamoyladenosine dehydratase: MAEWTERAELLFTKKGLENLQNSNVLVVGLGGVGSFAAEFLARAGVGSMTIVDGDVVDITNINRQLPALHSTVGQPKITIVGDRLMDINPELKLTRVQEFLSPERAFEIVSPEFDYVLDCIDSITPKLNLIIAAKRKRVKIISSMGAGGKMLASKVKVTDISKTINCYFSKTIRKRLKVEKINKLKVVFSSEIQDEKSLKLTDGKNFKKSFYGTNSYMPGLFGLHVAETVIRHLLTKE; this comes from the coding sequence ATGGCAGAGTGGACAGAAAGAGCCGAGCTTTTATTTACTAAAAAAGGATTAGAAAACTTACAGAACTCAAATGTTTTGGTTGTAGGTTTAGGTGGCGTTGGATCATTTGCAGCTGAATTTTTGGCAAGAGCCGGAGTAGGAAGCATGACAATTGTAGATGGAGATGTGGTTGATATCACGAATATTAACAGACAATTACCGGCTTTGCATTCGACTGTTGGTCAACCAAAAATTACAATTGTTGGAGATCGTTTAATGGATATTAATCCGGAATTGAAACTAACTCGCGTTCAGGAATTTTTATCTCCTGAAAGAGCATTTGAAATTGTTTCTCCGGAGTTTGATTACGTTTTGGATTGTATCGATAGTATTACTCCAAAATTAAATTTGATTATTGCTGCAAAACGCAAAAGAGTAAAAATCATAAGCAGTATGGGCGCTGGCGGAAAAATGTTGGCTTCAAAAGTAAAAGTGACAGATATTTCTAAAACAATAAACTGTTATTTTTCTAAAACTATCAGAAAACGTTTAAAAGTTGAAAAAATCAACAAGTTAAAAGTAGTTTTCTCTTCTGAAATTCAAGATGAAAAAAGCTTGAAATTAACAGACGGTAAAAATTTCAAAAAATCATTCTACGGAACCAACAGTTATATGCCAGGATTATTTGGTCTTCATGTTGCCGAAACAGTGATTAGACATTTACTTACTAAAGAATAG
- a CDS encoding TatD family hydrolase yields MEFFNFHTHQFTNQPNILELVNQYPQEFDASIPFYSIGIHPWYIKEDQIEADLKIIEEKLQTKNCLAIGECGLDKRIEILFEDQILVFENQLALAEKYKKPVVIHCVAAFQEVIAIKKKLKISVPMIIHGFSKNSQIAEQLIKAGFYISFGKYLLRNPELKSVFLNVPNDRFFLETDTIEEGINQVYDLASEYKNITIKELQEIISSNFTVVFEK; encoded by the coding sequence ATGGAATTCTTTAATTTTCATACGCATCAATTTACAAATCAACCCAATATTTTAGAATTGGTCAATCAATATCCGCAAGAATTTGATGCTTCAATTCCATTTTATTCGATTGGAATTCATCCTTGGTATATAAAGGAAGATCAAATTGAAGCCGATTTGAAAATTATTGAAGAAAAATTGCAAACCAAAAATTGTCTTGCAATTGGAGAATGTGGTTTAGACAAACGAATTGAGATTCTATTTGAAGATCAAATTTTAGTTTTTGAAAATCAATTGGCTTTAGCCGAAAAATATAAAAAACCTGTTGTAATTCATTGCGTTGCAGCTTTTCAGGAAGTGATTGCAATTAAAAAGAAACTAAAGATTTCGGTTCCGATGATTATTCACGGTTTTTCTAAAAATAGCCAAATCGCAGAACAGCTTATCAAAGCAGGATTTTATATTTCGTTTGGAAAATATTTACTTAGAAACCCGGAATTAAAATCGGTTTTTCTGAATGTACCAAATGATCGATTTTTTCTGGAAACAGATACAATTGAAGAAGGAATTAATCAGGTTTATGATTTAGCATCAGAATATAAAAATATAACAATCAAAGAATTGCAAGAGATTATCTCAAGTAATTTTACAGTAGTATTTGAGAAGTAA
- a CDS encoding DUF1684 domain-containing protein: MKNAIVLALILAFNFGFGQKKFDQNDAKKFQDKINSEYADAKTSPLMAEDLKNFKTLDFFPISGKYFVVAKFEKAQDEKVFEMKTTGTRTPKYIKYGTLYFTIDGVDLKLNVYRNIELSKTKEYKDHLFLPFSDLTSGKESYIGGRYIDLKIPKGNTIAVDFNEAYNPYCAYNHKYSCPLVPLENDLKVEIKAGVKTFH; encoded by the coding sequence ATGAAAAATGCTATCGTACTTGCTTTAATATTGGCTTTTAATTTTGGCTTTGGCCAAAAGAAATTTGACCAGAATGATGCGAAAAAATTTCAGGACAAAATTAACTCAGAATATGCTGATGCTAAGACAAGTCCGTTAATGGCTGAAGATTTAAAGAACTTTAAAACTTTGGATTTCTTCCCAATTTCAGGTAAATATTTTGTTGTTGCAAAATTTGAAAAAGCACAAGACGAGAAAGTTTTCGAAATGAAAACAACAGGAACAAGAACGCCAAAATATATTAAATACGGAACATTGTATTTTACCATAGACGGCGTTGATTTGAAATTAAATGTTTACCGAAATATTGAACTTTCAAAAACAAAAGAATATAAAGATCATTTATTCTTGCCATTCTCAGATTTGACAAGCGGTAAAGAAAGTTATATCGGAGGAAGATATATTGATTTGAAAATCCCGAAAGGAAACACGATTGCAGTAGATTTTAATGAAGCTTACAATCCATATTGTGCTTATAATCATAAGTATTCATGTCCGTTGGTTCCTTTAGAGAACGATTTGAAAGTGGAAATTAAAGCCGGTGTAAAAACTTTTCATTAA